The Mesoterricola silvestris sequence CCCCAGGAGATGGCGTTCTCGGGGGTGATGGCGCCCACGCCCTTGGTGCGGTCGGCCCAGATGGGGTTGTGGGTGAGCAGGCGCTCCATTTCGTCCACGGCCCGGGGGCAGCTGTCCAGGAACTGCTCGCAGAGGGGCTCGAACTCCGGCGGGATGTCCCGGAACAGGCCGCCGATGCGGGTGAAGCTGGAATGCAGGCGCTGGCCGGCCATCATCTCGAACAGGTCGTAGATGGTCTCCCGCTCCTTGAAGAGGTACAGGAAGGCGGTGAAGGCCCCGATGTCCACGGCGTTGATGCCGATGCACACCAGGTGGTCCCCGATGCGGGCCAGCTCGGAGCAGAGCACGCGCAGGACCCGGCTCCGGGGCGGGTCCTGGATGCCCAGGAGCTTTTCCACCGCCAGGGTGTAGCCCACGTTGTTCATGAGGGAGCTGCAGTAGTTCAGGCGGTCCGTGAGGGGGATGAACTGCTGGTAGGTGAGGTTCTCCCCCAGCTTCTCCACGCCCCGGTGCAGGTAGCCGATCTGGGGGGTGGCCTTCACGATGACCTCGCCCTCCAGTTCCAGGACGATGTGCAGGGTGCCGTGGGTCACGGGGTGGGAGGGACCCATATTGACGATCATGCGA is a genomic window containing:
- the nuoD gene encoding NADH dehydrogenase (quinone) subunit D, producing the protein MAELNVEHARTSDSDRMIVNMGPSHPVTHGTLHIVLELEGEVIVKATPQIGYLHRGVEKLGENLTYQQFIPLTDRLNYCSSLMNNVGYTLAVEKLLGIQDPPRSRVLRVLCSELARIGDHLVCIGINAVDIGAFTAFLYLFKERETIYDLFEMMAGQRLHSSFTRIGGLFRDIPPEFEPLCEQFLDSCPRAVDEMERLLTHNPIWADRTKGVGAITPENAISWGYTGPCLRAAGVAQDLRVGQPYLDYETYDFDVPVGTTGDVYDRYLVRTEEMRQSFRIIRQCLDKLKEIGPGPVIIDDYKIALPPKEKVYTRMESLIHHFKLIMHGIDMPVGEVYSATEAANGELGFYLVSDGTKAPYRIHVRPPCFPIFSSFDEQVKGRLIADAVSILGAMNIIAGELDR